One segment of Sesamum indicum cultivar Zhongzhi No. 13 linkage group LG4, S_indicum_v1.0, whole genome shotgun sequence DNA contains the following:
- the LOC105159905 gene encoding histidine--tRNA ligase, chloroplastic/mitochondrial isoform X1, with product MRAITNLSCLIHHNHYHPSLASAVLRSLRHRLPVFSPSLIRVRAQSTSTSHAELDNARTGRSCSLDSPPTHLDVTQKIDVNPPKGTRDFPPEEMRLRNWLFQNFREVSQLFGFEEVDFPVLESEALFIRKAGEEIRDQLYCFEDRGNRRVALRPELTPSLARLVIQKGKSVSLPIKWFAIGQCWRYERMTRGRRREHYQWNMDIIGVPNVTAEAELISSIITFFKRIGITSSDVGFKVSSRKVLQEVLRRYSIPESLFGRVCVIIDKLEKIPIDDIKKELKSVELSEDAVEELLQILSVKSLTKLEEKLGSSVEALADLKQLFLLAEKYGYSDWIQFDASIVRGLAYYTGIVFEGFDREGKLRAICGGGRYDRLLSTFGGDDIPACGFGFGDAVIVELLKERGLMPELSPQVQNIVCSLDQDLQSEASSVAARLREKGQSVDLVLESKPLKWVFKRAARINAQRLIIVGSTEWQKGMVSVKILSSGEQYEIKIDELE from the exons ATGCGTGCTATTACGAACCTTTCCTGCCTTATCCACCACAACCACTACCACCCATCCCTCGCCTCCGCCGTCCTTCGCTCCCTCCGCCACCGTCTCCCTGtattttctccctctcttATTAGAGTCAGAGCCCAGTCCACCTCCACCTCCCATGCTGAACTGGATAATGCGCGAACAGGGCGGTCGTGTTCGCTTGATTCGCCTCCGACCCATTTGGATGTCACGcagaaaattgatgttaatCCGCCCAAGGGAACTCGGGATTTCCCTCCTGAAGAAATGCGGCTTCGCAATTGGCTGTTTCAGAATTTCAGGGAG GTTTCACAATTATTTGGTTTTGAAGAGGTTGATTTTCCAGTACTAGAGTCGGAGGCACTGTTTATTAGGAAAGCTGGTGAGGAGATTAGAGACCAG CTTTACTGCTTTGAGGACCGGGGAAACCGTAGAGTTGCATTAAGGCCAGAACTTACTCCTTCTCTGGCAAGGCTAGTGATTCAGAAAGG AAAATCAGTATCCCTTCCCATAAAATGGTTTGCAATTGGACAGTGCTGGCGGTATGAGCGAATGACCAGGGGACGCCGTCGTGAGCATTACCAATGGAACATGGATATTATTGGCGTACCTAATGTTACA GCTGAGGCAGAGCTGATTTCTTCTATTATCACCTTCTTCAAGCGCATCGGAATTACATCATCAGATGTTGGGTTTAAGGTTTCTAGTCGAAAG GTTTTGCAAGAAGTACTGAGACGCTATTCCATACCAGAAAGTTTATTTGGCAGGGTTTGTGTAATAATTGACAAG TTGGAGAAGATTCCGATAGATGATATCAAGAAGGAATTGAAGTCCGTTGAGTTATCAGAGGATGCGGTTGAAGAGCTGTTGCAAATCCTTTCAGTGAAATCTTTGACTAAGTTGGAAG aGAAACTTGGATCTTCAGTGGAGGCCCTTGCTGACTTGAAGCAACTATTCTTACTTGCTGAAAAGTATGGTTACTCTGATTGGATCCAGTTTGATGCATCCATCGTACGTGGCTTAGCCTACTACACTGGAATTGTTTTTGAG GGATTTGATCGAGAAGGAAAGCTGAGAGCTATTTGTGGTGGTGGACGATATGACAGATTACTCTCTACTTTTGGAGGTGATGATATCCCAGCTTGTGGCTTTGGATTTGGTGACGCAGTTATTGTAGAA CTGTTAAAGGAAAGGGGACTTATGCCAGAACTCAGCCCCCAGGTACAGAACATAGTTTGCTCATTGGATCAGGATCTGCAAAGTGAAGCATCTTCAGTTGCTGCTAGACTCCGGGAAAAAGGCCAAAGTGTTGACTTGGTTTTGGAGAGCAAACCGCTTAAATG GGTATTTAAACGGGCAGCACGAATAAATGCCCAGAGACTGATAATAGTGGGAAGTACGGAATGGCAAAAGGGCATGGTTAGTGTCAAAATCCTTTCATCTGGGGAACAATATGAGATAAAAATCGATGAACTAGAATAA
- the LOC105159905 gene encoding histidine--tRNA ligase, chloroplastic/mitochondrial isoform X2: MRAITNLSCLIHHNHYHPSLASAVLRSLRHRLPVFSPSLIRVRAQSTSTSHAELDNARTGRSCSLDSPPTHLDVTQKIDVNPPKGTRDFPPEEMRLRNWLFQNFREVSQLFGFEEVDFPVLESEALFIRKAGEEIRDQLYCFEDRGNRRVALRPELTPSLARLVIQKGKSVSLPIKWFAIGQCWRYERMTRGRRREHYQWNMDIIGVPNVTAEAELISSIITFFKRIGITSSDVGFKVSSRKVLQEVLRRYSIPESLFGRVCVIIDKLEKIPIDDIKKELKSVELSEDAVEELLQILSVKSLTKLEEKLGSSVEALADLKQLFLLAEKYGYSDWIQFDASIVRGLAYYTGIVFEGFDREGKLRAICGGGRYDRLLSTFGGDDIPACGFGFGDAVIVEERGLMPELSPQVQNIVCSLDQDLQSEASSVAARLREKGQSVDLVLESKPLKWVFKRAARINAQRLIIVGSTEWQKGMVSVKILSSGEQYEIKIDELE; this comes from the exons ATGCGTGCTATTACGAACCTTTCCTGCCTTATCCACCACAACCACTACCACCCATCCCTCGCCTCCGCCGTCCTTCGCTCCCTCCGCCACCGTCTCCCTGtattttctccctctcttATTAGAGTCAGAGCCCAGTCCACCTCCACCTCCCATGCTGAACTGGATAATGCGCGAACAGGGCGGTCGTGTTCGCTTGATTCGCCTCCGACCCATTTGGATGTCACGcagaaaattgatgttaatCCGCCCAAGGGAACTCGGGATTTCCCTCCTGAAGAAATGCGGCTTCGCAATTGGCTGTTTCAGAATTTCAGGGAG GTTTCACAATTATTTGGTTTTGAAGAGGTTGATTTTCCAGTACTAGAGTCGGAGGCACTGTTTATTAGGAAAGCTGGTGAGGAGATTAGAGACCAG CTTTACTGCTTTGAGGACCGGGGAAACCGTAGAGTTGCATTAAGGCCAGAACTTACTCCTTCTCTGGCAAGGCTAGTGATTCAGAAAGG AAAATCAGTATCCCTTCCCATAAAATGGTTTGCAATTGGACAGTGCTGGCGGTATGAGCGAATGACCAGGGGACGCCGTCGTGAGCATTACCAATGGAACATGGATATTATTGGCGTACCTAATGTTACA GCTGAGGCAGAGCTGATTTCTTCTATTATCACCTTCTTCAAGCGCATCGGAATTACATCATCAGATGTTGGGTTTAAGGTTTCTAGTCGAAAG GTTTTGCAAGAAGTACTGAGACGCTATTCCATACCAGAAAGTTTATTTGGCAGGGTTTGTGTAATAATTGACAAG TTGGAGAAGATTCCGATAGATGATATCAAGAAGGAATTGAAGTCCGTTGAGTTATCAGAGGATGCGGTTGAAGAGCTGTTGCAAATCCTTTCAGTGAAATCTTTGACTAAGTTGGAAG aGAAACTTGGATCTTCAGTGGAGGCCCTTGCTGACTTGAAGCAACTATTCTTACTTGCTGAAAAGTATGGTTACTCTGATTGGATCCAGTTTGATGCATCCATCGTACGTGGCTTAGCCTACTACACTGGAATTGTTTTTGAG GGATTTGATCGAGAAGGAAAGCTGAGAGCTATTTGTGGTGGTGGACGATATGACAGATTACTCTCTACTTTTGGAGGTGATGATATCCCAGCTTGTGGCTTTGGATTTGGTGACGCAGTTATTGTAGAA GAAAGGGGACTTATGCCAGAACTCAGCCCCCAGGTACAGAACATAGTTTGCTCATTGGATCAGGATCTGCAAAGTGAAGCATCTTCAGTTGCTGCTAGACTCCGGGAAAAAGGCCAAAGTGTTGACTTGGTTTTGGAGAGCAAACCGCTTAAATG GGTATTTAAACGGGCAGCACGAATAAATGCCCAGAGACTGATAATAGTGGGAAGTACGGAATGGCAAAAGGGCATGGTTAGTGTCAAAATCCTTTCATCTGGGGAACAATATGAGATAAAAATCGATGAACTAGAATAA
- the LOC105159906 gene encoding TGACG-sequence-specific DNA-binding protein TGA-2.1 isoform X3, with protein MGSTTIKFGGEDNIGVNPGMPSFISQTPVTNPMGTEANTTQSSRISDFGVLEQYLGFQIGETANTGRSPVFNPTVNSQSMAPDLQSGAFNKNHASNNMSFSPALLGSQATQLQKRPQPNLISMSGAQHENWGESNMADSSSRTDTSTDVDPDDRNQKFEMGQSAVVAVSDSSDKSKDKTPDQKTLRRLAQNREAARKSRLRKKAYVQQLENSRLKLTQLEQELQRARQQGIFISSMGDQSHAGSANGALAFDAEYARWLEDQNRQINELRAAVNSHASDTELLAIVDNVTTHFSDIFRLKGNAAKADVFHILSGMWKTPAERCFMWIGGFRPSELLKLLVNQLEPLTEQQLTGIYNLQQSSHQAEDALSQGMDALQQSLAETLASGGSEGSAANVGNYMGQMAMAMGKLGTLDGFLRLTTCGNKLYNKCTVY; from the exons ATGGGTAGTACAACGATAAAATTTGGTGGAGAGGACAACATAGGTGTCAATCCTGGGATGCCAAGCTTCATTTCTCAGACACCAGTTACCAATCCCAT GGGTACAGAAGCAAACACAACACAATCTTCTCGAATATCTGATTTTGGGGTCCTTGAGCAGTATCTTGGATTTCAGATTGGAGAAACTGCTAATACTGGTCGAA GTCCAGTATTTAATCCCACTGTGAATAGCCAATCAATGGCTCCTGATCTCCAGTCTGGTGCATTCAATAAG AATCATGCTTCAAACAATATGAGTTTTTCTCCTGCTCTTTTGGGATCTCAAGCAACCCAATTGCAGAAGAGACCCCAGCCGAATCTAATTTCTATGTCTGGTGCTCAACATGAGAATTGGGGAGAATCCAACATGGCCGATTCCAGTTCCCGAACTGATACTTCGACTGATGTGGACCCAGACGATAGAAATCAAAAG TTTGAAATGGGTCAATCCGCTGTTGTCGCAGTTTCAGATTCCAGTGATAAATCAAAAGACAAAACCCCAGATCAGAAG ACTCTGCGAAGGCTTGCCCAAAATCGTGAAGCTGCTAGGAAAAGTAGACTGAGGAAGAAA GCCTATGTCCAGCAGCTGGAGAATAGCCGACTGAAGCTGACTCAACTTGAGCAGGAACTGCAGCGAGCACGTCAGCAGGGCATTTTCATTTCAAGCATGGGAGATCAATCTCATGCTGGGAGTGCCAATG GGGCATTGGCTTTTGATGCCGAATATGCAAGGTGGCTTGAAGATCAGAACAGACAGATAAATGAGCTGAGAGCAGCAGTGAACTCGCACGCAAGTGACACAGAACTTCTGGCTATTGTAGATAACGTGACGACACATTTCAGTGACATCTTCAGGCTGAAAGGTAATGCAGCCAAGGCTGATGTATTCCACATCTTATCAGGAATGTGGAAAACACCTGCAGAAAGGTGTTTTATGTGGATTGGTGGTTTCCGTCCATCCGAACTTCTCAAG CTTCTTGTCAACCAATTGGAGCCTCTCACAGAGCAGCAGTTGACGGGGATCTACAATTTGCAGCAATCATCGCATCAAGCAGAGGATGCCCTTTCACAAGGCATGGATGCTCTGCAGCAATCGCTAGCTGAGACGCTAGCCAGTGGTGGATCCGAAGGTTCAGCTGCTAACGTTGGCAATTATATGGGTCAGATGGCAATGGCCATGGGGAAGTTGGGCACTCTCGACGGTTTTCTAAG GCTGACAACTTGCGGCAACAAACTCTACAACAAATGCACCGTATACTGA
- the LOC105159906 gene encoding transcription factor TGA2.3 isoform X1 codes for MGSTTIKFGGEDNIGVNPGMPSFISQTPVTNPMGTEANTTQSSRISDFGVLEQYLGFQIGETANTGRSPVFNPTVNSQSMAPDLQSGAFNKNHASNNMSFSPALLGSQATQLQKRPQPNLISMSGAQHENWGESNMADSSSRTDTSTDVDPDDRNQKFEMGQSAVVAVSDSSDKSKDKTPDQKTLRRLAQNREAARKSRLRKKAYVQQLENSRLKLTQLEQELQRARQQGIFISSMGDQSHAGSANGALAFDAEYARWLEDQNRQINELRAAVNSHASDTELLAIVDNVTTHFSDIFRLKGNAAKADVFHILSGMWKTPAERCFMWIGGFRPSELLKLLVNQLEPLTEQQLTGIYNLQQSSHQAEDALSQGMDALQQSLAETLASGGSEGSAANVGNYMGQMAMAMGKLGTLDGFLRQADNLRQQTLQQMHRILTTRQSARALLLIHDYFSRLRALSSLWLARPRE; via the exons ATGGGTAGTACAACGATAAAATTTGGTGGAGAGGACAACATAGGTGTCAATCCTGGGATGCCAAGCTTCATTTCTCAGACACCAGTTACCAATCCCAT GGGTACAGAAGCAAACACAACACAATCTTCTCGAATATCTGATTTTGGGGTCCTTGAGCAGTATCTTGGATTTCAGATTGGAGAAACTGCTAATACTGGTCGAA GTCCAGTATTTAATCCCACTGTGAATAGCCAATCAATGGCTCCTGATCTCCAGTCTGGTGCATTCAATAAG AATCATGCTTCAAACAATATGAGTTTTTCTCCTGCTCTTTTGGGATCTCAAGCAACCCAATTGCAGAAGAGACCCCAGCCGAATCTAATTTCTATGTCTGGTGCTCAACATGAGAATTGGGGAGAATCCAACATGGCCGATTCCAGTTCCCGAACTGATACTTCGACTGATGTGGACCCAGACGATAGAAATCAAAAG TTTGAAATGGGTCAATCCGCTGTTGTCGCAGTTTCAGATTCCAGTGATAAATCAAAAGACAAAACCCCAGATCAGAAG ACTCTGCGAAGGCTTGCCCAAAATCGTGAAGCTGCTAGGAAAAGTAGACTGAGGAAGAAA GCCTATGTCCAGCAGCTGGAGAATAGCCGACTGAAGCTGACTCAACTTGAGCAGGAACTGCAGCGAGCACGTCAGCAGGGCATTTTCATTTCAAGCATGGGAGATCAATCTCATGCTGGGAGTGCCAATG GGGCATTGGCTTTTGATGCCGAATATGCAAGGTGGCTTGAAGATCAGAACAGACAGATAAATGAGCTGAGAGCAGCAGTGAACTCGCACGCAAGTGACACAGAACTTCTGGCTATTGTAGATAACGTGACGACACATTTCAGTGACATCTTCAGGCTGAAAGGTAATGCAGCCAAGGCTGATGTATTCCACATCTTATCAGGAATGTGGAAAACACCTGCAGAAAGGTGTTTTATGTGGATTGGTGGTTTCCGTCCATCCGAACTTCTCAAG CTTCTTGTCAACCAATTGGAGCCTCTCACAGAGCAGCAGTTGACGGGGATCTACAATTTGCAGCAATCATCGCATCAAGCAGAGGATGCCCTTTCACAAGGCATGGATGCTCTGCAGCAATCGCTAGCTGAGACGCTAGCCAGTGGTGGATCCGAAGGTTCAGCTGCTAACGTTGGCAATTATATGGGTCAGATGGCAATGGCCATGGGGAAGTTGGGCACTCTCGACGGTTTTCTAAGGCAG GCTGACAACTTGCGGCAACAAACTCTACAACAAATGCACCGTATACTGACAACGAGACAATCAGCCCGAGCACTGCTCTTGATACATGATTACTTCTCAAGGCTTCGAGCCCTCAGTTCTCTCTGGCTTGCCAGACCTCGAGAATGA
- the LOC105159906 gene encoding transcription factor TGA2.3 isoform X2, which translates to MGTEANTTQSSRISDFGVLEQYLGFQIGETANTGRSPVFNPTVNSQSMAPDLQSGAFNKNHASNNMSFSPALLGSQATQLQKRPQPNLISMSGAQHENWGESNMADSSSRTDTSTDVDPDDRNQKFEMGQSAVVAVSDSSDKSKDKTPDQKTLRRLAQNREAARKSRLRKKAYVQQLENSRLKLTQLEQELQRARQQGIFISSMGDQSHAGSANGALAFDAEYARWLEDQNRQINELRAAVNSHASDTELLAIVDNVTTHFSDIFRLKGNAAKADVFHILSGMWKTPAERCFMWIGGFRPSELLKLLVNQLEPLTEQQLTGIYNLQQSSHQAEDALSQGMDALQQSLAETLASGGSEGSAANVGNYMGQMAMAMGKLGTLDGFLRQADNLRQQTLQQMHRILTTRQSARALLLIHDYFSRLRALSSLWLARPRE; encoded by the exons AT GGGTACAGAAGCAAACACAACACAATCTTCTCGAATATCTGATTTTGGGGTCCTTGAGCAGTATCTTGGATTTCAGATTGGAGAAACTGCTAATACTGGTCGAA GTCCAGTATTTAATCCCACTGTGAATAGCCAATCAATGGCTCCTGATCTCCAGTCTGGTGCATTCAATAAG AATCATGCTTCAAACAATATGAGTTTTTCTCCTGCTCTTTTGGGATCTCAAGCAACCCAATTGCAGAAGAGACCCCAGCCGAATCTAATTTCTATGTCTGGTGCTCAACATGAGAATTGGGGAGAATCCAACATGGCCGATTCCAGTTCCCGAACTGATACTTCGACTGATGTGGACCCAGACGATAGAAATCAAAAG TTTGAAATGGGTCAATCCGCTGTTGTCGCAGTTTCAGATTCCAGTGATAAATCAAAAGACAAAACCCCAGATCAGAAG ACTCTGCGAAGGCTTGCCCAAAATCGTGAAGCTGCTAGGAAAAGTAGACTGAGGAAGAAA GCCTATGTCCAGCAGCTGGAGAATAGCCGACTGAAGCTGACTCAACTTGAGCAGGAACTGCAGCGAGCACGTCAGCAGGGCATTTTCATTTCAAGCATGGGAGATCAATCTCATGCTGGGAGTGCCAATG GGGCATTGGCTTTTGATGCCGAATATGCAAGGTGGCTTGAAGATCAGAACAGACAGATAAATGAGCTGAGAGCAGCAGTGAACTCGCACGCAAGTGACACAGAACTTCTGGCTATTGTAGATAACGTGACGACACATTTCAGTGACATCTTCAGGCTGAAAGGTAATGCAGCCAAGGCTGATGTATTCCACATCTTATCAGGAATGTGGAAAACACCTGCAGAAAGGTGTTTTATGTGGATTGGTGGTTTCCGTCCATCCGAACTTCTCAAG CTTCTTGTCAACCAATTGGAGCCTCTCACAGAGCAGCAGTTGACGGGGATCTACAATTTGCAGCAATCATCGCATCAAGCAGAGGATGCCCTTTCACAAGGCATGGATGCTCTGCAGCAATCGCTAGCTGAGACGCTAGCCAGTGGTGGATCCGAAGGTTCAGCTGCTAACGTTGGCAATTATATGGGTCAGATGGCAATGGCCATGGGGAAGTTGGGCACTCTCGACGGTTTTCTAAGGCAG GCTGACAACTTGCGGCAACAAACTCTACAACAAATGCACCGTATACTGACAACGAGACAATCAGCCCGAGCACTGCTCTTGATACATGATTACTTCTCAAGGCTTCGAGCCCTCAGTTCTCTCTGGCTTGCCAGACCTCGAGAATGA
- the LOC105159906 gene encoding transcription factor TGA2.3 isoform X4 — MAPDLQSGAFNKNHASNNMSFSPALLGSQATQLQKRPQPNLISMSGAQHENWGESNMADSSSRTDTSTDVDPDDRNQKFEMGQSAVVAVSDSSDKSKDKTPDQKTLRRLAQNREAARKSRLRKKAYVQQLENSRLKLTQLEQELQRARQQGIFISSMGDQSHAGSANGALAFDAEYARWLEDQNRQINELRAAVNSHASDTELLAIVDNVTTHFSDIFRLKGNAAKADVFHILSGMWKTPAERCFMWIGGFRPSELLKLLVNQLEPLTEQQLTGIYNLQQSSHQAEDALSQGMDALQQSLAETLASGGSEGSAANVGNYMGQMAMAMGKLGTLDGFLRQADNLRQQTLQQMHRILTTRQSARALLLIHDYFSRLRALSSLWLARPRE; from the exons ATGGCTCCTGATCTCCAGTCTGGTGCATTCAATAAG AATCATGCTTCAAACAATATGAGTTTTTCTCCTGCTCTTTTGGGATCTCAAGCAACCCAATTGCAGAAGAGACCCCAGCCGAATCTAATTTCTATGTCTGGTGCTCAACATGAGAATTGGGGAGAATCCAACATGGCCGATTCCAGTTCCCGAACTGATACTTCGACTGATGTGGACCCAGACGATAGAAATCAAAAG TTTGAAATGGGTCAATCCGCTGTTGTCGCAGTTTCAGATTCCAGTGATAAATCAAAAGACAAAACCCCAGATCAGAAG ACTCTGCGAAGGCTTGCCCAAAATCGTGAAGCTGCTAGGAAAAGTAGACTGAGGAAGAAA GCCTATGTCCAGCAGCTGGAGAATAGCCGACTGAAGCTGACTCAACTTGAGCAGGAACTGCAGCGAGCACGTCAGCAGGGCATTTTCATTTCAAGCATGGGAGATCAATCTCATGCTGGGAGTGCCAATG GGGCATTGGCTTTTGATGCCGAATATGCAAGGTGGCTTGAAGATCAGAACAGACAGATAAATGAGCTGAGAGCAGCAGTGAACTCGCACGCAAGTGACACAGAACTTCTGGCTATTGTAGATAACGTGACGACACATTTCAGTGACATCTTCAGGCTGAAAGGTAATGCAGCCAAGGCTGATGTATTCCACATCTTATCAGGAATGTGGAAAACACCTGCAGAAAGGTGTTTTATGTGGATTGGTGGTTTCCGTCCATCCGAACTTCTCAAG CTTCTTGTCAACCAATTGGAGCCTCTCACAGAGCAGCAGTTGACGGGGATCTACAATTTGCAGCAATCATCGCATCAAGCAGAGGATGCCCTTTCACAAGGCATGGATGCTCTGCAGCAATCGCTAGCTGAGACGCTAGCCAGTGGTGGATCCGAAGGTTCAGCTGCTAACGTTGGCAATTATATGGGTCAGATGGCAATGGCCATGGGGAAGTTGGGCACTCTCGACGGTTTTCTAAGGCAG GCTGACAACTTGCGGCAACAAACTCTACAACAAATGCACCGTATACTGACAACGAGACAATCAGCCCGAGCACTGCTCTTGATACATGATTACTTCTCAAGGCTTCGAGCCCTCAGTTCTCTCTGGCTTGCCAGACCTCGAGAATGA
- the LOC105159908 gene encoding uncharacterized protein LOC105159908 produces MPHRTRPMTALLLFTGLNAVLMSTITPVYDFVCFLPYWERRRERRRQEREAASTKGFGSS; encoded by the exons ATGCCCCACAGAACACGACCTATGACCGCCCTCTTGCTTTTCACGGGGCTAAATGCTGTTTTGATGTCAACAATAACCCCTGTCTATGATTTTGTCTGCTTCCTCCCATACTGGGAAAGAAGG AGAGAGCGCCGGCGCCAGGAACGTGAAGCTGCATCTACCAAAGGTTTTGGATCATCATAA